The nucleotide sequence AAAACCTGACAAACCTGTCGGTGAGATGTTCAATCTGCATGGCTGAGAAAGGGAAGTGTTATGAATTCTGCTGGCAATGTATGAAGGAGTGGAAGGGTCGAGCACCACGCTCTGATCGATGTGACAATGAAGGATGCACCAACCTCCAGCTGGACACCCTGAAAAACTGTGACACAAAGGTTATAGACTACAGCAAAATTCAGAGCTGTCCCAAAATCCGTGCGTGTCCTACATGTGGGGTGCTCATAGAGCATAAAGAAATGTGCAAATATGTCATGTGCATCAGATGCCATGTAGAATTTTGCTTTGTTTGCCTTCAGACTAAAGCAATTTGCAGCAAATTGTCCAACTATGCCACTGCCTGCGCTAAACCTATGGCCCCAAGACAAACAAGTATTCCTGTGTGGAATCGCTCTTAAAATCCCAGTCCAAATCCCACTCCAAATTTTTGCTGGATCTTCTGAATGTACAATTCTTTAAGCTAATGATCAGATTACACATAAATATGAATGTGCGAATCGCATAAGTCAAACAATCACAAAGAATAACATTTATTTCTGCTGATCAATCTTACCCTAATTTTGAATGTGTTATAAGGAGCTACATTTTGATAAGCTTATCATTTGATAGTTTGTTTTGTTCTGATGACACAATGGTAAGAGATGTTACCAAGCAAACAAACAATTATAATTAGTACTTCATATTGCTAAGTAAATTATTTCATAATACTTTAATCTCTGAATTAATATGAACTGCAGCATTTGTTCTTTATAATGTCAGCATAAGTGTGTGACAAACATCAAAGTCTAGCTTTTTCTTTTTCCAATACTTTATATATGGATGTGGGTGAAACTTTATAGCTATTGTTTTACACCATTATAAATGCAAATGGGGTATATTTTCAATTGTGTTGTTCTCATACGAATGCTTAATGCCCTTACAATAACCCCCTCTCTTCTTCAATGTTAAACCATTTAATTATAAAACTATTAAggtgtactgcagttgtacagggccttggtgaggcctcacctggaatattttgttcagttttggtctcctcatctgaggaaggacattcttgttattgaaggagtgcagcaaaggttcaccagactaaatcCTGGGATTAGTctggtgacatatgaggagagactggattgactgggcctgtattcattggagtttagaagaatgagaggggatctcatagaaacatataaaattctgacgggattaggcaggttagaggcaggaagaatgttcccgatactggggaagtccagaaccaggggtcacagtctaaagataaggggtaagccatttaggactgagatgaggagaaacttcttcactcagagagttattaacctgtggaattctctgccgcagaaagttgttgaggccagttcgttaaatatattcaagagggagttagatatggcccttacggctaaagggatcaaggggtagggagagaaagcaggaaaggggtactgaggtgaatgatcagccatgatcttattgaatggtggtgcaggctcaaagggcctgcacctattttctatgtttctatgtttctacattaaaAAAATTGAAGGACCATTACTGTACAAATATGCAAATATAGACTGTCGGTGTACTGCCCTATAAAAGAAGTGTTACATCATTGCTATCTATATATTAAGCAGTTTGTCAGTATAATATTTCAACTTgtattctattttttttaatgtttggttTCTTGAAATAAAATGTATAAATGGAAGGAATTTGGCACAAGTATGTTAAATGTTACATATGGGAACAGCACACAGTTGACAAAAATGCCTCCAGTATATATGGAAACAAATGGACAGGAGTTACAAGCTAATTAA is from Pristiophorus japonicus isolate sPriJap1 chromosome 6, sPriJap1.hap1, whole genome shotgun sequence and encodes:
- the LOC139265387 gene encoding E3 ubiquitin-protein ligase DDB_G0292642-like, which produces MTDLVPEKRYDPKDSTLKFVNRKDEITGDDDPDVLRVEMSCGHAVDPNSLTGWCRSLIDQGHFTFHCPAEKEGTKEKCNKLWPYVEVRRHALLTDEEQQYFEEKVATLAAAKYCEYKWCPGCKSCVERKNLTNLSVRCSICMAEKGKCYEFCWQCMKEWKGRAPRSDRCDNEGCTNLQLDTLKNCDTKVIDYSKIQSCPKIRACPTCGVLIEHKEMCKYVMCIRCHVEFCFVCLQTKAICSKLSNYATACAKPMAPRQTSIPVWNRS